The region ATGAGAGCGCCTACATCGCTGAGATCGTGCGTGGCGGCATTCAGGCGCTGCCGCACGGCCAGTATGAAGCGTCACGTGCGCTGGGGATGAGCCACCTGAAAACCCTGCGTTTAGTGATTCTGCCGCAGGCGCTGTTCAACACCTTGCCGAGCCTGGTGAGCCAGTTGGTTTCCATCATCAAAGACTCCACGCTGGGCTACGTGATCAACGTGCCGGAGCTGACCTTTGCCGCTAATCAGGTCAGCAATCAACTGCTGACCAAACCGTTCCAGGTGTTCGCTATTGTGGCGCTGAGTTACTACATCATCTGCTTCAGCCTCACCTGGCTCGCTAACAAACTTGAAGCGCATATTGCGCAGAAACGTCGCCAACCGCCGCAGGCTAATCCCAGCGTTGCACCCGCGGTGATGCTGACTAAAACCTCTTCGCAATAAGGAACCACAATGACCCCGATGATCATGTTTAACCAGGTCAACAAATGGTACGGCGCGTATCAGGCACTGACCGACCTGAGTGCCGAAATCAATACCGGCGAAGTGGTGGTGGTGTGCGGTCCGTCTGGATCGGGAAAATCCACTTTGATCCGCACCGTTAATCGTCTGGAACCCATTGATAATGGCCAGATCGTATTTGATGGCACCGACATTCATGGCAGCAGTACACGCCTCAACCATCTACGTACTCGCATTGGGTTCGTGTTTCAGAGCTTCAACCTGTTCCCCCACGTCTCGGTGGCAGAGAACATCATGATGTCACCGATGAAAGTATTGGGCGTGAAGCGTGCCGAAGCGCGTAAACAGGCGGGTGAGTTGCTGGAGCGCGTTGGCCTATCACACAAAGCGGACGCCTATCCGGCGCAGTTGTCTGGCGGCCAGCAGCAGCGCGTGGCGATTGCCCGTGCGCTGGCAATGAAGCCGCCGGTGATGCTGTTTGATGAACCGACCTCGGCACTCGATCCTGAAATGGTCGGTGAAGTATTATCGGTGATGCGCAGCCTGGCGCAGGAAGGGATGACGATGATGTGCGTGACGCACGAGATGAATTTCGCGCGTGAAGTGGCGGACACCATCTGGTTTATGGATCAGGGGCAAATTCTGGAGAAATCGACGCCAGAGAAGTTCTTCACCCAACCACAGCACCCGCGCGCCCAGCGCTTCCTGAGCGATTTACGCTCGCATTGATATCAAAGGGCAGGATACCCGAGGCGGCGCAATGTCATGCGCCGCCGTCAGCATCGAGGTCGTTTCAGGTTAGCAATCCACCCACACCGCACCGGCATCCGCTGACTTCACGCACTGCTCAACCCAACGCACGCCCATCAATCCGGCATGCACATCGGGATACCAGAAGTCGGCGAGAAATGCCTCATCACCGCGATCGGTGGCATCCATCGCCAGCGCAAAACGACGATAGAGATTTGACCAGGCTTCAAACAGCCCTTCCGGGTGACCACCGCCAATACGGTCATCGGCCAGCGCACTTTTATGCAGATAGCCCATACCGCGTTCCAGAATCTGCACCGGCTCGCCCTGCACTTCATAACGCAACTGGTTCGGCTGCTCGTCCCACCACTCCAGACTGGCCTTTTCACCAATCACCCGTACTTTTTGGCCGTGCATCGAGCCGCAGTTTACCGCCGAGGCCCACATGGTCCCGACGGCGCCGTTGTCGTACTCCATCATCACAAAAGCATTATCTTCCAGCGGCGCACGGGTTTTCACGAAACTCTGGCGGCTGCACAGCAGACGTTTCACCTGCAGTTTCGGCACCATGGTTTCCGCGATAAACAATGGATGGGTCGCCAGATCGCCCAGTACATAGCTGGGGCCGACAAAGCGTGGATCGACGCGCCACTTGGTGCTTTCGTTCTGCAACTCCACCGCTTCGTTATGGAAGCCGTGCGCGAACTGCATATTGATAATGCGAATCTCGCCAAGCAACCCCTCCGCGATCATCTCGCGCGCCTGATGAATCAGCTGATGGCCGGCATAACCGTAAGTCACGCCGATGATCTTCTTCTTCTCGACACAGAGTTTTTCCAGCTCGTCCGCTTCTTCGGTGGTGAAGCACAGTGGCTTCTCACACACCACATGCAGACCGGCATTCAGCGCCGCACGACAGATGGTGAAGTGGGTATTGTTCGGTGTGGCGATGGAAACGGCTTCGATGCCGTCTGCACGCGCCGCTTCCGCCGCAAACATCGTTTCGTAATCCGGATAGCAGCGATCCGCATCGACGCCCAGCGATACGCCAAACGCACGACCTCGTTCAGCGTTAAGATCAAATGCGCCCGCCTGCAACACGAAATTGCCATCACGCAGTGCCGCAGAACGATGGATATAGCCAATCTGGCTGGTACCGCCGCCGCCCACCATGCCCCAGCGCAGTGAACGATCCAGAGCTTTAATGCCGTTAATCATGATGTTCTCCTCAGAATCCGACCGATTGCAGGTAGTGAAGGCTGGCGGTAACGTCGCGCAGGCTGGTGTCGGCGTTGCGCGGATCGCGCTCCTGCTCGATAGTGATCCAGCCCTGATAATTGCGCTCAGCGAGGAACGCCCGCACCGCCGGATAATCAATCGCGCCTTTGCCAATCGGGCACATTACCCCTTCGGCACAGGCAGCAAAGAAGTCCACGCCACGCGCAATCACATCGCGCCAGACCGCGTCATTCACATCTTTGAAGTGCAGGTAATCGATGCGATCCCAGTAACGGCTCAGATAGGGGATCGGATCCATACCGGAGTAGTAGAGATGCCCGGTGTCGAGGCACAAACCGGCCACCCCGTGCGGAATGTCCTGCACTAACTGCTCCAGTTCGTCGGCAAACTCAATGCAGCCGCCCGCATGCGGGTGGATCACCGCACGCACGCCATATTCATCGCGAGCAATCTGGCTCAGCGTGGTGATGTGCTGCATCATGCGCTGCCACTCTTCGCCAGAGAGTCGCGGCGCTTTGTCAGACTGCCCGGCAAATCTGGCACGCTCAGGATTACCGAAATCAATGATCACCAGGTAAGGCGCGGGAAAATTGTCCGCGTGGGTTTTCTCTGCGGTAGGGACCTGCGACAGGTTGCGACAGATGTTGTGTGTCAGTTCTACCATCGCCGGGAAGTTGGCCTCACTGACCAGATCGTCAAAGATCGTGCCCGCCACTAGCGAAAGCTGATGTGCTTCCAGCTGATGGCGCAATTCGGCCGCGTTGGTTGGAAGATAAGTCCATGGACCCAGCTCAATACTTTTGTAGCCCGCCTGAGCCGCTTCCGACAGGACTTTCTGCCAGGGTGGCAGGAAAGGGTTTTTAGGATCGTCGACACCCCAGCTGCAGGGCGCATTAGCAATGTGAATCGTCATGATCGTTCCTTGCGGTGTTGGATAGCGCAAGTATCAAATAAACATTTCACTCACAGCAATCATGAAACATTCATTTTTTGATAGCGATCATGTTATTTTTCATCATTAAAATGATAGATAATTTATCAAAACCATAACTGGCGCCACTTTCAGGCCAACCACTTAAGTGCTGCCGACGTATTGCCGGTCAGCCAGCCCGAGAGCGAATCAGTCTGCCGCTTCTCATCGCGTCGCCAGATTTCGGTGCTTTGAGGCTAAAGATTCTCACGCGTGATGATCTCAAACGGCAGCGTGACCTGAGAGAAATGCGCACCTGATTCGACAGTTTGTTGAGTCGTGCGGACAAATTGCCGCACCATTTCCTCAATTTCATGGCGAATCATCACGGTGATCGTGCCGTCAATCAGTGCCAGCTCGCCCTCTTTCACCGGACCGTGGCAAATTAACGCCACCTTGCGCTGCGGCTGCTGGCGTAAGGCATGAATCACGCCTTCAATACCGCCGCAGGGCGCGTAGATTAAGGCGAGATCGGCATGCTCTTCCAGCAACTGACGTGTCGCGTGATAGCCGCCATCAATCGACTCATGAGTTTTCAGCGGCTCTAATACGCGTCGAGTGCTGTCCTGCTCGCGCAGATAGGAGCGGAAGCTGATTTCGCAACTCTCCTGACAGGTAAAACGATGGTCGCCCACCAGCACGCCCACCGATCCCGGCTGATGCAACAGATGCGAGGCCACCCAGCCAGCAGTGCGTCCGGCCTTCTGATTATCCAGCCCGAAATAGCCCGCATGTCCACAGGGCGAGAAGTTGGAGAACAGTGCATAAACCCGCACGCCCTGGCGTGAGATCTGTTCGATGGCGTGGCGGATCAGTGGGTGATCCAGCGCGACTAAGCCAATCACGTCCACCTCTTGCGCCAGCTTATGCAGCGAGGCCACCACAGCCGCAACATCATCAATGTCATGCCAGTAAAACCGTGGTTCACTGCCTGCGGGATGCAACGGCTGTGTCTGTTGCCGCAGGGCATCCGTCAGCGAGTGATAGAACGAATACGATTTTGATAGCAGCACAAACCCCATGCGAAGCGCCACGCGCGCGGAGTGCGCCTCAGCACTGAACGGGGCAACCGGCGCCATGCGATAACCCAGTCGGTTGGCGGCTTCCAATACTTTCTGCTCGGTGGCCGCACGCACCGGTGCCCGGCGATTCAATACCCGATCCACCGTGGCGACACCGACGCCAGCCGCATCCGCGATGGCGTTCATGGTGATTTTGCTCATCAACACATTCCAGTTTGATAGTTAGTTATCAAAAATAATGCCCGAATCAGAATGGAAATGCGAAATCATTGCGGAAGAAATCGTCATCAAATCGCAAGGCCTGATAGAGAATCTCTCAGTAATTTGATCGCCCTCGCAAAAATGAAATGATCCATTTCATTAAATTACCTGGCGGAATAAATGTTTGATATTTTTCTGTTCGATGACTGAGGTGAAGAGTGATGGATTTGCATCAGTAAATAAATAGAGGCGGCGGTCGCGCCTTTCTATAGTGAAAGCGATCTGCCTTATCGGCTCCCGGCACATGAACGACTCAATAATAACGGAGATGATATGTTCCCTCAGACCCTACCTGCACCTCGCCGTCACCCTGAAAACCAGATTCCCGCGCTGCGCTGGGGCATTGTTGGACCCGGTTGGATCGCCGACCACTTTGCCAACGCGCTGCGTCATCACACTCAGCAGCAGTTGGTCGCCGTGTCGTCACGCAGCCTGGAGAAAGCGCAAGCCTTTGCCAGCAAATGGGATATCCCGCACGCCGTTGAAGGCCTCGACGCCCTGCTCAGCCGCCAGGACATTGATGTGGTGTATATCGCCACACCGCACAATCATCACTTTCCCGACGGGCTGCGCACGCTGCAAGCGGGCAAGCATGTGTTGATTGAAAAACCGTTAGCGCTCAATGCACAGCAGGCGTTGCAGCTACAGCAGGAAGCGCACAAACAACAACGTTTGTGCGTAGAGGCGATGTGGTGCGATTTTGCGCCGAAGTACGATGTGATCCGTCAATTGCTGGCCGATGGCGCATTAGGTGAGGTTCATACTCTCATCGCCGATCATGGCGAATACTTCACGCAGGATCACCGCATTTTCAATCTGGATCTGGCGGGTGGTCCGATGCTGGATCTTGGCAGCTATTTGATCGGCTTCAGCGTGTTGGTCGGCGGTGCGCCAGGCAGCATTGTGGCGAAAGGCCAGCCGGCACCGGTCGGCGTGAATGGGCAAACGTCGATGCTGCTCACTCACGGCAACGGCATGCACTCGGTGCTCAACACCACGCTGTTCAGCAACACACCGGGCACCGCCGTCATCGCCGGCAGTGATGCCACGCTCTATCTCGACGGCCAGTTCTACGCGCCGGGCAATTTCCGTCTTACCTCCAGCGATGGCCGCCATACGCTGCGCTGGGAAGAACCGAACAACCGCTATATTCAGCTCTGTCATGAAATCGAACATACCGCCTGGTGTATTCATCAGGGGCTGTCTGACTCACCTGTCCGTCCGCTGGCCACCTCACTGGCCACGCTGCAAGCCATGGATGAAGTCAGAAAGCAGATCGGTGTGGTGTTTAATGAAGAGCGCACCGCTTAACGATCAGGAGAACAATATGAAAATCGCTTTTGATGTGGATGTCATCAGAGATATGGGCATCACGCGCATGGTGCATCAGGTGGCGGAATGGGGCTACAAGTACATCGAACAATCGCCCCATCCACAGATCAATCCGTTCTATAAACACCCGAAGGCCAGCCGGGAAATCATGCGTGAGTACAAAAATGCGCTGAATGCGACGGGCGTAGAAATCTCTTCGTTTATCACGGTTTATCGCTGGTCTGGCCCGGACGAGTTGCGTCGCCAGGCGGCGGTAAAGAACTGGAAACGCATGATTGAAATCGCTGTTGAGATGGGGGTGC is a window of Pantoea rwandensis DNA encoding:
- a CDS encoding amino acid ABC transporter permease; translated protein: MLEIFTILHDNGMLLLMGQYPNGPLGGVLCTLLISVLAVLLAFPIGVLLGLARLSPWRWLSWPATCWVYLLRGIPLMMVVFWTYFCVPLLIGHNISGFATMLCTLVIYESAYIAEIVRGGIQALPHGQYEASRALGMSHLKTLRLVILPQALFNTLPSLVSQLVSIIKDSTLGYVINVPELTFAANQVSNQLLTKPFQVFAIVALSYYIICFSLTWLANKLEAHIAQKRRQPPQANPSVAPAVMLTKTSSQ
- a CDS encoding amino acid ABC transporter ATP-binding protein, yielding MTPMIMFNQVNKWYGAYQALTDLSAEINTGEVVVVCGPSGSGKSTLIRTVNRLEPIDNGQIVFDGTDIHGSSTRLNHLRTRIGFVFQSFNLFPHVSVAENIMMSPMKVLGVKRAEARKQAGELLERVGLSHKADAYPAQLSGGQQQRVAIARALAMKPPVMLFDEPTSALDPEMVGEVLSVMRSLAQEGMTMMCVTHEMNFAREVADTIWFMDQGQILEKSTPEKFFTQPQHPRAQRFLSDLRSH
- a CDS encoding Gfo/Idh/MocA family protein — protein: MINGIKALDRSLRWGMVGGGGTSQIGYIHRSAALRDGNFVLQAGAFDLNAERGRAFGVSLGVDADRCYPDYETMFAAEAARADGIEAVSIATPNNTHFTICRAALNAGLHVVCEKPLCFTTEEADELEKLCVEKKKIIGVTYGYAGHQLIHQAREMIAEGLLGEIRIINMQFAHGFHNEAVELQNESTKWRVDPRFVGPSYVLGDLATHPLFIAETMVPKLQVKRLLCSRQSFVKTRAPLEDNAFVMMEYDNGAVGTMWASAVNCGSMHGQKVRVIGEKASLEWWDEQPNQLRYEVQGEPVQILERGMGYLHKSALADDRIGGGHPEGLFEAWSNLYRRFALAMDATDRGDEAFLADFWYPDVHAGLMGVRWVEQCVKSADAGAVWVDC
- a CDS encoding TIM barrel protein, coding for MTIHIANAPCSWGVDDPKNPFLPPWQKVLSEAAQAGYKSIELGPWTYLPTNAAELRHQLEAHQLSLVAGTIFDDLVSEANFPAMVELTHNICRNLSQVPTAEKTHADNFPAPYLVIIDFGNPERARFAGQSDKAPRLSGEEWQRMMQHITTLSQIARDEYGVRAVIHPHAGGCIEFADELEQLVQDIPHGVAGLCLDTGHLYYSGMDPIPYLSRYWDRIDYLHFKDVNDAVWRDVIARGVDFFAACAEGVMCPIGKGAIDYPAVRAFLAERNYQGWITIEQERDPRNADTSLRDVTASLHYLQSVGF
- a CDS encoding LacI family DNA-binding transcriptional regulator; the encoded protein is MSKITMNAIADAAGVGVATVDRVLNRRAPVRAATEQKVLEAANRLGYRMAPVAPFSAEAHSARVALRMGFVLLSKSYSFYHSLTDALRQQTQPLHPAGSEPRFYWHDIDDVAAVVASLHKLAQEVDVIGLVALDHPLIRHAIEQISRQGVRVYALFSNFSPCGHAGYFGLDNQKAGRTAGWVASHLLHQPGSVGVLVGDHRFTCQESCEISFRSYLREQDSTRRVLEPLKTHESIDGGYHATRQLLEEHADLALIYAPCGGIEGVIHALRQQPQRKVALICHGPVKEGELALIDGTITVMIRHEIEEMVRQFVRTTQQTVESGAHFSQVTLPFEIITRENL
- a CDS encoding Gfo/Idh/MocA family protein, translating into MFPQTLPAPRRHPENQIPALRWGIVGPGWIADHFANALRHHTQQQLVAVSSRSLEKAQAFASKWDIPHAVEGLDALLSRQDIDVVYIATPHNHHFPDGLRTLQAGKHVLIEKPLALNAQQALQLQQEAHKQQRLCVEAMWCDFAPKYDVIRQLLADGALGEVHTLIADHGEYFTQDHRIFNLDLAGGPMLDLGSYLIGFSVLVGGAPGSIVAKGQPAPVGVNGQTSMLLTHGNGMHSVLNTTLFSNTPGTAVIAGSDATLYLDGQFYAPGNFRLTSSDGRHTLRWEEPNNRYIQLCHEIEHTAWCIHQGLSDSPVRPLATSLATLQAMDEVRKQIGVVFNEERTA